In Streptomyces sp. SN-593, a single genomic region encodes these proteins:
- a CDS encoding non-ribosomal peptide synthetase: protein MTDERSQESPGQHGLSDAKQRLLDRWLAGAARPEGIGSHDGDAPVAATAAQRRMWVHARLLPGTAAYNIGQAVRLTGPLDVVALRRALAELVARHEALRTTLSARDDDAVTQVVAPALELPLRRDDSGGDRSAEAGWIAALDTEPFDLERGPLVRFGLLRHADGEHVLMLVVHHAVADGLSLGVLLRELFALYEAFTSGLPSPLPPPQVTYRDYARWREKREAGPEYAAHLAAWREKLGGEPPRLDLPTDRPRPPVAGSLGVSHRFTLDPRVWSAVRELARRHDATPYMAAVAALTALLHRYTGQQAVPVGSVVHGRERPELQQAVGCFADTVVLRTAVEPDTPFGELLDRVRGTCHEAYARQEVSLDAIATELRWDRSTGAGPLPQVLAVMQSPPQGAEVAGLRAEPVEQEVDSARFDLVLNCWETGGTLHGAVTGNADLYDRESVARTAGHLVRLLADVAERGEHTTAGGLEVVPDAERELLLRWGRPVEGDDPLVDRDLAALVREAALRDPGAVAVECGDRSLTYGELEARAAGLAARLRASGVGPETLVGVLLERSVDLVVALLGVLKSQGAFVPLEVSWPSARVQDLADRCGLSLVVGGEEADRLLAGSGVRVVRPDAGGDGADAGPEPEPAGRTDMERIAYVIHTSGSTGTPKGVMIRHQAICNRMLWQIGKLGLRPDDAVLHKAPLGFDISINEIFLPLVAGARLVVAEPGDDGDVDRLLETIEGRCVTFLYIVASMLDVLLERVDAARRLRSLRHLWCGGEALTADLYARFRQVSPARMYHGYGPAETTIGVSCRVFEPSESTRRVTIGRPNPNARLYVLDAALRPVPVGVGGELHIGGLPLARGYLGDPERTAESFIADPYADTPGARMYRTGDLARFTPGGEIEFLGRADDQVKIRGFRVEPGEVAAVLARHPAVRQAAVLARTAAGGGHELVGYCSVRTGAEGEQGAAGPASEADPAGMAGAAAEPGPADPGGEELRGWLAGLLPAHAVPRAVLVLAELPLTTAGKVDRKALGALPLPSSGAEDGWTAPAAGTQDAVARIWAELLDVDKVGAHDNFFDLGGHSLLVVRAQTLIEQRIGVKVPLLTLFSNATVARLAAYLDTGGGEGADGAEPPAEAGEQARARALRGREALSARRSRRPQGRPQVPAAGEGA from the coding sequence ATGACCGACGAACGCTCTCAGGAATCGCCCGGACAGCACGGGCTGTCCGACGCCAAACAGCGACTCCTGGACCGGTGGCTGGCCGGCGCCGCCCGGCCCGAGGGCATCGGCAGCCACGACGGCGACGCACCCGTCGCGGCCACGGCGGCCCAGCGCCGGATGTGGGTCCACGCCCGGCTGCTGCCCGGCACCGCCGCCTACAACATCGGGCAGGCCGTCCGTCTGACCGGGCCGCTCGACGTGGTCGCGCTGCGCCGGGCGCTCGCCGAACTCGTCGCGCGCCACGAGGCGTTGCGCACCACGCTCAGCGCCCGCGACGACGACGCGGTGACGCAGGTGGTGGCCCCCGCGCTCGAACTGCCGCTGCGCCGGGACGACTCCGGAGGCGACCGGTCGGCCGAGGCCGGCTGGATCGCCGCTCTGGACACCGAGCCGTTCGACCTGGAGCGCGGCCCGCTGGTCCGGTTCGGGCTCCTGCGGCACGCCGACGGGGAGCACGTCCTGATGCTGGTGGTGCACCACGCGGTCGCCGACGGGCTGTCGCTCGGCGTGCTGCTGCGCGAACTGTTCGCGCTGTACGAGGCGTTCACCTCCGGCCTGCCGAGCCCGCTGCCCCCGCCGCAGGTCACCTACCGGGACTACGCGCGCTGGCGCGAGAAGCGGGAGGCGGGGCCTGAGTACGCCGCGCACCTCGCGGCCTGGCGGGAGAAGCTGGGCGGTGAGCCGCCGCGGCTCGACCTGCCCACCGACCGGCCCCGTCCGCCGGTGGCCGGCTCGCTGGGCGTCTCGCACCGCTTCACCCTGGACCCGCGGGTCTGGTCGGCGGTCCGCGAGCTGGCCCGCCGGCACGACGCGACCCCGTACATGGCCGCGGTGGCCGCGCTCACCGCGCTGCTGCACCGGTACACCGGGCAGCAGGCGGTGCCGGTCGGCTCGGTCGTGCACGGCCGTGAGCGGCCCGAACTCCAGCAGGCCGTCGGCTGCTTCGCCGACACGGTGGTGCTGCGCACGGCGGTGGAGCCCGACACCCCGTTCGGGGAGCTGCTGGACCGGGTGCGGGGCACCTGCCACGAGGCGTACGCCCGGCAGGAGGTGTCGCTCGACGCGATCGCGACCGAACTGCGCTGGGACCGTTCGACCGGCGCGGGCCCGCTGCCGCAGGTGCTCGCGGTGATGCAGAGTCCGCCGCAGGGCGCCGAGGTCGCGGGGCTGCGGGCCGAACCGGTCGAGCAGGAGGTGGACTCGGCGCGCTTCGACCTGGTGCTCAACTGCTGGGAGACGGGGGGCACCCTGCACGGCGCGGTCACCGGCAACGCGGACCTGTACGACCGGGAGAGCGTGGCCCGTACCGCCGGCCACCTGGTGCGGCTGCTGGCCGACGTCGCCGAACGGGGCGAGCACACGACCGCGGGCGGGCTGGAGGTCGTGCCGGACGCGGAGCGGGAGCTGCTGCTGCGCTGGGGCCGCCCGGTGGAGGGGGACGACCCGCTGGTGGACCGGGACCTGGCCGCCCTGGTGCGCGAGGCGGCGCTGCGCGACCCGGGCGCGGTGGCCGTGGAGTGCGGCGACCGGTCCCTGACCTACGGCGAGTTGGAGGCGCGGGCGGCCGGCCTGGCGGCACGGCTGCGCGCGTCCGGGGTGGGCCCGGAGACGCTGGTCGGGGTGTTGCTGGAACGCTCGGTGGACCTCGTGGTGGCGCTGCTGGGGGTGCTCAAGTCGCAGGGCGCGTTCGTGCCGTTGGAGGTGTCCTGGCCGTCGGCGCGGGTCCAGGACCTCGCGGACCGGTGCGGGCTGTCCCTGGTGGTCGGCGGCGAGGAGGCGGACCGGCTGCTGGCGGGCAGCGGTGTACGGGTGGTGCGCCCGGACGCCGGCGGGGACGGGGCGGACGCGGGGCCGGAACCGGAGCCGGCGGGCCGGACCGACATGGAGCGGATCGCGTACGTGATCCACACCTCGGGCTCCACCGGCACCCCGAAGGGCGTGATGATCCGGCACCAGGCGATCTGCAACCGGATGCTGTGGCAGATCGGCAAGCTGGGCCTGCGGCCCGACGACGCGGTGCTGCACAAGGCGCCGTTGGGCTTCGACATCTCGATCAACGAGATCTTCCTGCCGCTGGTGGCCGGTGCCCGCCTGGTGGTGGCCGAGCCGGGCGACGACGGTGACGTGGACCGGCTGCTGGAGACGATCGAGGGGCGCTGCGTCACCTTCCTGTACATCGTGGCCTCGATGCTCGACGTGCTCCTGGAGCGGGTGGACGCGGCACGCAGGCTGCGCTCGCTGCGCCACCTGTGGTGCGGCGGCGAGGCGTTGACGGCCGACCTGTACGCACGGTTCCGGCAGGTCTCGCCGGCCCGGATGTACCACGGGTACGGTCCGGCCGAGACGACCATCGGCGTCAGCTGCCGGGTGTTCGAGCCGTCGGAGTCGACCCGGCGCGTCACCATCGGCCGGCCGAACCCCAACGCCCGCCTGTACGTGCTGGACGCCGCGCTGCGCCCGGTGCCGGTGGGCGTGGGCGGTGAACTGCACATCGGCGGGCTGCCGTTGGCCCGCGGCTACCTGGGCGACCCGGAGCGGACCGCCGAGTCGTTCATCGCCGACCCGTACGCGGACACGCCCGGCGCGCGGATGTACCGCACCGGGGACCTGGCGCGGTTCACCCCCGGCGGCGAGATCGAGTTCCTGGGCCGCGCCGACGACCAGGTGAAGATCCGCGGCTTCCGGGTGGAGCCCGGTGAGGTCGCCGCGGTCCTGGCCCGGCATCCGGCGGTGCGGCAGGCGGCGGTGCTGGCGCGGACGGCGGCCGGCGGCGGGCACGAGCTGGTCGGGTACTGCTCGGTGCGCACCGGCGCCGAGGGTGAGCAGGGCGCGGCGGGACCGGCGTCGGAGGCTGATCCGGCAGGGATGGCCGGTGCGGCGGCGGAGCCGGGTCCGGCCGATCCGGGTGGTGAGGAGCTGCGCGGCTGGCTGGCCGGGCTGCTGCCGGCGCACGCGGTGCCGCGCGCGGTCCTGGTGCTCGCCGAGCTGCCGCTGACCACCGCGGGCAAGGTCGACCGCAAGGCCCTGGGCGCACTGCCGCTGCCCTCCTCCGGCGCCGAGGACGGCTGGACCGCGCCCGCGGCCGGCACGCAGGACGCGGTGGCGCGGATCTGGGCCGAACTGCTGGACGTGGACAAGGTCGGCGCGCACGACAACTTCTTCGACCTGGGCGGCCATTCCCTGCTGGTGGTCCGCGCGCAGACGCTCATCGAGCAGCGGATCGGCGTGAAGGTGCCGCTGCTGACGCTCTTCTCCAACGCGACGGTGGCCCGGCTCGCGGCCTACCTCGACACGGGAGGCGGAGAGGGGGCGGACGGCGCGGAGCCGCCGGCCGAGGCCGGCGAGCAGGCCCGGGCCCGGGCGCTGCGCGGCCGGGAGGCGCTGTCCGCGCGCCGCTCGCGCCGCCCCCAGGGCCGCCCGCAGGTCCCGGCGGCCGGGGAGGGCGCGTGA
- a CDS encoding beta-ketoacyl synthase N-terminal-like domain-containing protein, with product MAAGIPLPAGSEDPVAVIGMAVRLPGADTPEAFWRNLSAGVESLTAFTDQDLADAGLPPSAATDPARVRTRPVIEGAEFFDAGFFGYSPAEADVLDPQHRLFLECAYEALESAGHDPRSLAEHAVSVFGGTGPDSYFLNHLHPHQRAGGPGAGPVQNLLGNSADFLAPRVSYVLDLTGPSVTVQAGCSTSLVAVHLAVQSLLAGESDFALAGGATVYFPQRAGYVHREGGVNSPDGRCRAFDAQAAGTTPGDGVAVLALRRLSDARAAGDPVLALVRGSAVNNDGAGKAGFTAPAVDPQSDVAAEALAVAGLDPADIDYVEAHGTGTPMGDALEVTALAEAYAGAPAGSCRLGTHKPNVGDTWAAAGAVGLVKVLLSLAHEELPPLPNWERPNPAVDFARTPFRLNAEASAWKRGDRPRRAAVHTFGIGGTNAHVVLEEAPPGPPRAPEPGGGQAYVLPLSARSDGAVRAQAARLAAHLERHPEVPLDDVAHTLLTGRARFARRAAVLAGGRDGALAALRVLASGDVASHGSGWVLLRPGSGPADTSDTSHAPDAPDAPDAPEVTQAAQAALRQAGAWVAGGEGEPANAAGGARQRVALPTYPFERARHWVAPPPYAAAPGAASDAAPTARLHPRPALETAYAAPSDRLEELVAGTWGEALGVSGIGRDDNFFDLGGHSLLAAHVTAALRGVLPVPTDATDLLGSPPTPAGHAERLRHRLHAALDALSDDEAASLAAKLA from the coding sequence CCGGCGCGGGTCAGGACCCGGCCGGTGATCGAGGGCGCCGAGTTCTTCGACGCCGGCTTCTTCGGCTACAGCCCCGCCGAGGCGGACGTGCTGGACCCGCAGCACCGGCTGTTCCTGGAGTGCGCCTACGAGGCGCTGGAGTCGGCCGGCCACGATCCGCGGAGCCTGGCCGAGCACGCGGTGAGCGTCTTCGGGGGCACCGGCCCGGACAGCTACTTCCTCAACCACCTCCACCCGCACCAGCGCGCGGGCGGCCCGGGCGCGGGACCGGTGCAGAACCTGCTCGGCAACAGCGCCGACTTCCTCGCCCCGCGGGTGTCCTACGTGCTCGACCTGACCGGGCCGAGCGTCACCGTGCAGGCCGGCTGCTCCACCTCGCTGGTCGCCGTCCACCTCGCGGTGCAGAGCCTGCTCGCGGGCGAGTCGGACTTCGCGCTGGCCGGCGGCGCTACCGTCTACTTCCCGCAGCGGGCCGGCTACGTCCACCGCGAGGGCGGCGTCAACTCGCCCGACGGGCGCTGCCGCGCGTTCGACGCGCAGGCGGCGGGCACCACGCCCGGCGACGGCGTCGCGGTCCTCGCGCTGCGCCGCCTGTCGGACGCGCGGGCCGCCGGCGACCCGGTGCTCGCCCTGGTCCGCGGCAGCGCGGTGAACAACGACGGTGCGGGCAAGGCCGGTTTCACCGCCCCCGCGGTGGACCCGCAGAGCGACGTGGCCGCCGAGGCGCTGGCCGTCGCCGGGCTCGACCCGGCCGACATCGACTACGTGGAGGCGCACGGCACCGGCACCCCGATGGGCGACGCGCTGGAGGTGACCGCGCTCGCCGAGGCGTACGCCGGGGCCCCCGCGGGCAGTTGCCGGCTGGGCACCCACAAGCCGAACGTCGGCGACACCTGGGCGGCGGCGGGCGCGGTCGGGCTGGTCAAGGTGCTGCTGTCGCTCGCCCACGAGGAGCTGCCGCCGCTGCCGAACTGGGAGCGGCCGAACCCGGCCGTCGACTTCGCGCGCACGCCGTTCCGGCTCAACGCCGAAGCGAGCGCGTGGAAGCGCGGGGACCGGCCGCGGCGCGCGGCGGTGCACACGTTCGGGATCGGCGGGACCAACGCGCACGTGGTGCTGGAGGAGGCGCCGCCCGGGCCCCCGCGGGCGCCGGAGCCGGGCGGCGGGCAGGCGTACGTGCTGCCGCTGTCGGCGCGCAGCGACGGCGCGGTCCGCGCGCAGGCCGCCCGCCTGGCCGCGCACCTGGAACGGCACCCCGAGGTGCCGCTCGACGACGTGGCCCACACCCTGCTGACCGGTCGGGCCCGCTTCGCCCGCCGGGCGGCCGTCCTCGCCGGCGGCCGGGACGGCGCGCTGGCCGCGCTGCGGGTGCTGGCCTCCGGCGACGTGGCGTCCCACGGCTCGGGCTGGGTGCTGTTGCGCCCCGGCAGCGGCCCGGCGGACACGTCCGACACGTCCCACGCGCCGGATGCGCCGGACGCCCCGGACGCGCCTGAGGTGACGCAGGCGGCGCAGGCGGCGCTTCGACAGGCCGGGGCGTGGGTGGCGGGCGGGGAGGGCGAGCCCGCGAACGCCGCCGGCGGGGCGCGGCAGCGGGTCGCGCTGCCCACCTACCCGTTCGAGCGCGCCCGGCACTGGGTCGCGCCGCCGCCGTACGCCGCGGCACCGGGGGCGGCGTCCGACGCGGCGCCCACCGCACGGCTACATCCGCGGCCGGCCCTGGAGACCGCGTACGCGGCGCCGTCGGACCGGCTGGAGGAGCTGGTCGCCGGCACGTGGGGCGAGGCGCTGGGCGTGTCCGGCATCGGCCGTGACGACAACTTCTTCGACCTCGGCGGCCACTCCCTGCTCGCGGCCCATGTCACCGCCGCCCTGCGCGGGGTGCTGCCGGTGCCGACCGACGCCACCGACCTCCTCGGCTCCCCGCCCACTCCCGCCGGTCACGCCGAGCGCCTGCGCCACCGCCTGCACGCCGCGCTCGACGCCCTGTCCGACGACGAGGCGGCGTCCCTCGCGGCGAAGCTGGCGTAG